TTGAAGATATCGATGAACGACTCCGTGAAAGCCATTGAGACCGCCCCGGGCTGGCAAACCTTCGGGGCCACGATTGTCCCCGGGCACCGGGTCGCCTCGGGAGAGAATCTCGATCCTCGGTTTCCCGGTGGGACCATCCGTATGCAGATCCCCCATTTTCAAGAAATGGGACTCGACCTCTCTTCCTTCTACCCCGGCACGATCAATATCAGCATCGCTCCGCTGCACTATCAGGTCCAGCAAGCCTACCGGACCCTCCGTGCTGTAAAGTGGCATCCAACCGAACCAGCGGAGGATTTCTCCTTCTTCGAAGCCGAGCTGATCGGAAGCGAAGGAATGCGCGCCACCGGCTTCATCTACTATCCTCACCCCGACACCAAGCCGGAGCACTTTCAGCAGGCGGACGTGCTGGAGTTGCTTCTCCCTCACGTAGCGGGACTTGCATACGGAGATGTGATCTCTTTACGCACCCGGACCGACCAGATCCTGATCAAGGAAGCGGTGACTTCCCCGCAAAGCTGATATTACCCATCACCATCCAGTAATCTCCGGAAAATATCCGGGCTCTCAGGTCCCTCTTCTCCCCGATAAAAGAGTAGTCACTCTTGCCTAACGTGAAACCCGTCCAGCCATCCGGATTACCCTGCAGCCTCGCCGCCCTCTTGCTTGCGGCTTTACCTGCATGCGGGATAGATTGGGTCGCATCGGATGGCGATTTCGGCAACCCGGGCAATTGGAGCGACGGGAATCTTCCGACCTCCGGAACACCCGTGAACATTGCCAACTCCGGCACCGCCACCATTGAGCTGCCGGGTGCCTACACCATCGGTCCACTGATCTTGGGAAATCACGCGGGTGATGGCTCCATCCTCCACTCTGGAGGCGTGCTGACCACCGGTCGCATGATTATCGGCGGTGACGACAGTAGCAATGGCACAGGCAACGGGCACTACATAATCACCAATGGCACACTCAGATCCGCCGTGGACGATATCTGGATCGGTTCGAAAGGCGGCACGGGAACTTTGGAACTGTCCGGCAATGCCTTCGTGAGCAGCGCAGGCTGGGTGGTCGTCGGGCGGGATGGTGCGAGCGGCCACCTGAAGCTCTCGGGAACCTCCACACTCGAAGTGAAATCGGGAAACCTCCCGGTGGGCTGCAACTCGAACGGCTTCACCTCCACTCTCGATGTGGAAGACTCCGCCCGCATTGACGCCGCAGGTGAAATCTGGGTGGGCTGGATCGGGAACAACACCAACGAAGGCATCATGACCATGAAAGATCATGCCTCGGTTTCCACCCGCAATGGCTTCGTGCTGGGACGCGAGGGTGCCAAGGGCGCCGTCGATCTCTCTGGCCAATCCACCCTGAATGCGGGCGGCTATCTGGTCTGCGGCGCCAACCCCGGTGGCCACGGCGAACTCATCCTCCGGGACGAAGCCCACGTCCATGCCAACAAGCAAGTCTGGCTGGGATACCTCGGCGGAAGCGGAACGATCACCGTTGAGGGCGGATGCCTCTCCGCACACGCCTCCGTGGCCGACGACCCTAGCGGAGCAGGAATTGCCTTTCACAACAACGGCGCTCTCGTCCTAAACGGCGGCCAGGTTTCCACACCCGGCTTCATCAAGAAGACAGGCACCGCCTCGCTCACCTTCAATGGAGGAACCCTGCGCGCGACCGGCATCAACACCTCAGGCGGCTTTTTCGCGAACTTCGCAAACGAGGAACTCCGGATCGGTCACGACGGCCTTCTCTTCGACACCAAAGGCTTTGCGGTCGAAGTCCAGCAGTCCCTGACCGGCGATGGGCCTCTAACGAAGCAGGGCACCGGCTCTCTCTCGCTGAAGGGCTCCATCGGTCATTCGGGAAACACCGTGGTCGAAACCGGCACCCTGACACTCGAGCTACCCATCCTGAGCGATTCCCACTCCGTTTCTGTTTCCGGACCAAGCAGCCACCTCAAATTACCACACGGCCAAGTCGATCGGATTGCCCGCTTGATAATTGATGGCATCGTGCAACCGGCAGGCCTCTACAAGGCACCGGGAGCCTCAGGCCCGGGAACGGAAACCCCCGTGATCGAGGGCAGCGGCTCCCTGGAGGTCCGCTTCGGCCCCGGCCAAGTGATCTTCAGCGAATGGATCGCAGACCATCAGCCGGCTTACAGCTTCGAGGAGGATAGCGATGGCGATGGCCTCAAGAACGGCTTGGAGCACGTCTTCGGAAGCGATCCGAATAACTTCAACCCGGCTCCACGAATGATCACCCTGGCAACGGGGATCGCTATCCTTGAACACCCGCTAGCGGCCAGCCTCGCTGCCGATGTGAGCTATTCCCACGAGTGGAGCAAGGATCTCATCCATTGGCACCGTAGTGACGAGAGCGACACCGATGGCACGAGAGTGATCATCACTCCGATCACGTCAGGCTCTGGCATCCAAGCGCAATATCAACTCGTCTCAGGATCCGCCATGCAGCTCTTCGGCCGCGTCGTGGCCCATCAACTGACCACCCCTTGAACCTTCCTCACAAAAGCCCGATGAAACCTCACGCATCCTTCCGTCCCGTCCTATCGTCCCTTCTGCTCGCCGGTTCCGCCTTCGCGGCTGATGACATCCTCATCGCGGACTTCGAGGGAACCACCTACGCTCCTTGGCAAGTCACCGGCACCGCTTTCAATGCCGGGCCAGCTCGTGGAGCAAGCCTCGGCCCCTTGGAAATCACCAATGGAGTCGGAAGCGGCGTGGCCTGCAGTGAGAACTTCAACGCAGGAACGGGCACCGGCAATGATGCTCCTCAGGGTCGCCTCCTCTCCCCTGCTTTCGAAATCCAGCGGAAATACATCTCGTTCCGGATCGGTGGTGGCGACTACGAGCGCCACGCCTGCCTGAACCTCCTTGTGGATGGCAAGATCGCGAAAAGCGCCACCGGGCGGAACTCCGATGCCTTGTATGCCGCGAGCTGGGATGTCTCTGCGTGGGCGGGCAAACAAGCCCGGATCGAAATCGTCGACGAAGCCAGCGGAGGCTGGGGCCACATCCTCGTGGATCATCTCGTCCAGACGGACACCCCCGCGGTGCTGCCCGTTGTCACCACCCCGGTCTACAAGGAAGCAGCACGCCCCCTCTATCACTTCACTGCGAGGCAGTGGACGATGGACCGACTGAATCCGGGCATGCGTCAGGAAGGCTGGCTAAACGATCTGAATGGCATGATATACTACAAGGGCGAATACCACATGTTCGCCCAGCGCTGGAACAAATGCTGGATCCATGCGGTCAGCAAAGACTTGGTCCATTGGGAAGAACTTCAACCTGCCTTCTGGGAGGAGGCTTTGGATACCGGCGTGCAGTCAGGCTCCTGCGTGATCGACGTCAACAACACCTCCGGTCTCGGCCAGCCCGGCAAGGAACCACCGATGGTCGCCTTCTGGTCCCGCAACGACAACAACTCGCACTGCCTTTCCTATAGCCTCGATCGCGGCCGAACCTGGCAACACTACGCCAGCAACCCGCTCTTCACCTTCCCCGAACGCGACCCGAAGGTCTTCTGGCACGCCCCTTCCAACAAGTGGGTGATGGTGATGTATGGCAGTGGAAAATATCACATCTTCACCTCGTCCAATCTTCTCTCCTGGCAGAACGCAAACAACCCGATCGCGGATGCCTTCGAATGCCCGGACTTCTTCGAGCTTCCCGTAGAAGGCTCGCCAGAGACAAAGAAGTGGGTTCTTGTTCATGCGGATGGCAAATACTCGCTTGGCACCTTCAACGGCATCAAGTTCACCGAGGAAACTCCCCGTTATCCGGGCGACATCGGCGGCACACCATTCTACGCAACCCAGAGCTTCGACAATGTGAACACCGGTGACGGACGCCGTATCCAAATGGTGTGGATGCGCGGTTCCGACTTCCCCGGCCAACCGTTCAGCCAGCAAGTCAGCTTCCCCTGCGAACTGAAGCTCAAGAACACCGCCGCTGGCCTCCGGGTCTTCCGCACACCCGTCCGCGAGATCGCGCTTTTGGCAGACCAAGTC
This portion of the Luteolibacter luteus genome encodes:
- a CDS encoding glycoside hydrolase family 32 protein, translated to MKPHASFRPVLSSLLLAGSAFAADDILIADFEGTTYAPWQVTGTAFNAGPARGASLGPLEITNGVGSGVACSENFNAGTGTGNDAPQGRLLSPAFEIQRKYISFRIGGGDYERHACLNLLVDGKIAKSATGRNSDALYAASWDVSAWAGKQARIEIVDEASGGWGHILVDHLVQTDTPAVLPVVTTPVYKEAARPLYHFTARQWTMDRLNPGMRQEGWLNDLNGMIYYKGEYHMFAQRWNKCWIHAVSKDLVHWEELQPAFWEEALDTGVQSGSCVIDVNNTSGLGQPGKEPPMVAFWSRNDNNSHCLSYSLDRGRTWQHYASNPLFTFPERDPKVFWHAPSNKWVMVMYGSGKYHIFTSSNLLSWQNANNPIADAFECPDFFELPVEGSPETKKWVLVHADGKYSLGTFNGIKFTEETPRYPGDIGGTPFYATQSFDNVNTGDGRRIQMVWMRGSDFPGQPFSQQVSFPCELKLKNTAAGLRVFRTPVREIALLADQVTNLPCDTFDSTANVTVSESGEALRIEAEVEIPADSTIVFDVRGTKIRLGKNSIHVGDSSTTIAEDVRKVEMLIDRASLETFVNDGQISCTKVLKPTTPGVTFKVDGNPATIHSLRRTTLKGMW
- a CDS encoding thrombospondin type 3 repeat-containing protein encodes the protein MKPVQPSGLPCSLAALLLAALPACGIDWVASDGDFGNPGNWSDGNLPTSGTPVNIANSGTATIELPGAYTIGPLILGNHAGDGSILHSGGVLTTGRMIIGGDDSSNGTGNGHYIITNGTLRSAVDDIWIGSKGGTGTLELSGNAFVSSAGWVVVGRDGASGHLKLSGTSTLEVKSGNLPVGCNSNGFTSTLDVEDSARIDAAGEIWVGWIGNNTNEGIMTMKDHASVSTRNGFVLGREGAKGAVDLSGQSTLNAGGYLVCGANPGGHGELILRDEAHVHANKQVWLGYLGGSGTITVEGGCLSAHASVADDPSGAGIAFHNNGALVLNGGQVSTPGFIKKTGTASLTFNGGTLRATGINTSGGFFANFANEELRIGHDGLLFDTKGFAVEVQQSLTGDGPLTKQGTGSLSLKGSIGHSGNTVVETGTLTLELPILSDSHSVSVSGPSSHLKLPHGQVDRIARLIIDGIVQPAGLYKAPGASGPGTETPVIEGSGSLEVRFGPGQVIFSEWIADHQPAYSFEEDSDGDGLKNGLEHVFGSDPNNFNPAPRMITLATGIAILEHPLAASLAADVSYSHEWSKDLIHWHRSDESDTDGTRVIITPITSGSGIQAQYQLVSGSAMQLFGRVVAHQLTTP